A region of the Falco biarmicus isolate bFalBia1 chromosome 10, bFalBia1.pri, whole genome shotgun sequence genome:
TGCCTTGAGAGAAAATGATTCCTTCAGTACGTGTGTACCTGCTGTGAGGAACTGTGCCTATGCATAGGGGTGGGTGGGCTCTTGAAGACACCTGGCTGTGTGGTACATCCCATAAACCAGGCCTTTCAGCTCCTGTTGCGGTCAGAGAGGGAGCTGGCACAGTTTAATATCTGACTTCATCCCGCCCTGTTTGGGACCTGCTTGGCTAGGAAGGTGCTCATCTCCACTGACTCCAGAGGGAGCCCCGGTGATGAGGTCAGGCTGGATGCCTGACTGTAGGGTGGCTGTCTTGGGGTGGCTACAGGTGAGAGGAATCTGCCCTGAGCCTCCAAGTAATTTCTCCCTATTCATACAACAGCGTGTGCCGTACTCCCTGTCCTCCAGGGGCATTCTGAGGGTGTATTAAGGATTGTGGAGCTCTCGGTCGGATACCTTGGCAGTAGATCCACACAGACAAATAACTAAAGCGAAATATTATGTTGTACTATACAACTGTTAGTTTTGTGAGCAGTGAATTAAGGAAGTCTGTTTCTTATCAATTTGCACCTCAGAGTTGAGCTTGTGGCCTTTCTCAGACTTGTAACAAAGACAAAGCACAGCTTTCAGACTTTCCATCATGTGGGCAGTAACAGGGCCTGTCTGCTTCACAGAGCCACCTATTTTCAAAAACCTTCAGGAATGTGATGTATTGGAGTCTGCCAACCCTCTGTCAACTTGCTTAAGGCTGACTAAGAGGTATAGAAGTTGTCTGGGGAAATGTACACATGgacccacccccccccacacatTTCCTTAGGCTAACGAATACCCTACTACAtaccaaatacatttttttaaaaaaggaactAAAGCCAAACCTGAAACAACTAGCTTTTATCCTAACTCCTGGTGTCTGCAATCTCAAGTTACTTTCTGAACCCTACCACTAAGCCAGTCATAGTTGAACCATAGTACAAAAAGGCACCACAGTGTATTTTGAGGTTACTGGGAAAGGGCAATTTTACGAAATGGACCCCACCGCATTGCTATGAGAAATCCTTAACAACAGTCTACCAGTTGTCATCTGTTCCTTTACAGCTTCTATTTTATGTAAATGGTATTTACTACATCTTTTACTTCTTGGCAACTCTTGCAATGATTGTTTATAAAAGTAAGTTGCACGTGTTCTAACACAGAAGTAGGCTGTGTGCTGATGACACGGCTGTGGTTTGTCTGTATGCCTATTCTATTTTCCTATTTACACTGTGTTATTCTACAGGTCAAGTTTTCAGTTATCCAGATGATTTTTTGGCTCCAGACCTTGCTTTGCTTCTCATTATGGCTATTCTTGAAGTGCTCCGATTATACTTCGGTATGTCGTGTTACCAGTGTGCCTTTTCAGTTGAATATCATCTTTAAACATTAATCATTCTGATATAGAGTGTTTGTCAAACAAAACATGCCAGTTTAGCAGACTAGCAGGTATTTAAGGGACTGTTCATTTATGTCATTAAACTTTATCTGACTGATCAACAGATTTGGTCAGAGGGTTAAACAGAATTTGCTCTCATATGAAATATAATCTATAATGCCATTAAAAAACAATAGCTGGGTTGTCAGAAAGCAATATAAGTGGGacagctgaaatgctgtttaCAAGTGAGCGTGACTTGTGAGTATGAACACGTTGAAAAAGAGATTTCCATTCACTGAGGCAACAGGGCTCCTTTCAACCGCTCCAGCAACATACACAAGTAGTTAAATGGCTGGAGCCTTGTGGAACAGGTAATGCTAAGGACGTCCCTGAGCAGGGTACACCTGCCACCACCACAACTATGCCTGTTCCTTTCACTCCTGAAGACACATGCCGGTTCCCACATCTTCATTTCACTAAGGCAGAACAGCGTAAAGGGCCTCCTAACCCCTTCATAAAATTTCATAaagtccttttttaaaaaaaatgaagttactgTTAAAATCTGTGCTCAATATTCCTAAGGTATTTATGCAAGGTGGGTCTCTGTTGAATTTAGCTGTAGGGGTGAATTCAGCCGGCTGCCTTAAAGCTCTCTGCATATGTTTGCTTGGAGCCTGGTGGATGAATAAAGAAGTGAGTTTCAAGTCTAATGTAGTTAGAAAGCAAAATCTAGTGAGCCTGGCTTGGAAataagaggaagaggaaaatgcaaGGGAGAGATAAGTGCAGCTTCTCCACAATGATAGtaatttgaaatacaaataggTTAGCAGGGAATATAGAAGATTCTATATTGcgtaagattttaaaatcaggatTGGATGCTTTTAGATGTGCGTTGCAGTCACCAAGTTCTCATGCTAAGTGCGGAGCTGGGGGAGACTGAGGGGAAGTCTGATGGTTGACTAAAATGCTGAGTGATCAAAATGGTTGCAGCTTCAGAGCTGATTATCTGTGGTAAGAAAAGGTAGGTGTCGCGACTTTGAGTACCAACTGATTGCTCTTTATTTAGATTCACTTCAGTCAGCGAGAAACAGACTGTCCgttggtgtttgggtttgttcttaCATTCACTTGACACAGCCTTGATTCAGGCCGGTATTTCTATGTGATCTGAGCTGTAAGAATTAGAGTGTTTTTTTGAGCAGAAATACTTCTGAACTTATGGCTTGTCATATTATCAGAAGAAATCAAAGACTTATAgcagctttttgtttccttccaggTTCAAAGGGTAACCTGACAGAAGAAGAGGCTCCATTAGGGCTCAGTCTTGTGATCACTGTTGGGAGCGTGATTCTGTCTGTCTATTTCCTGGTGTGGCAAACTTACGTGCTGAAAGCAGACGTCATTATAAACGCTGTTCTTCTCTTTACATACGGGCTTGAGTCAGTACTAAAGGTCATAGCCATTGCTGCTTTTGTCAGCTAAACCCTAGCAGTTTCCAACATGTTTTCAACACTTTTCTTCTATAAAAGAGTGGgtttatatttcaaatatttaataattttgcaTATAAAATTCCTGTAAAACTTTCCTCTGTTTAAAGCACAAAGTTTTGAGGGGCAGAGATCTCCCTGATGGGCCGGTAAAATATCCTGTCTAGCAGCTGTGTCATGCTATCTCATTGGATAGCTT
Encoded here:
- the TMEM80 gene encoding transmembrane protein 80; amino-acid sequence: MAVVVRRGRTSSVLSSVPLQLLFYVNGIYYIFYFLATLAMIVYKSQVFSYPDDFLAPDLALLLIMAILEVLRLYFGSKGNLTEEEAPLGLSLVITVGSVILSVYFLVWQTYVLKADVIINAVLLFTYGLESVLKVIAIAAFVS